One Nonomuraea angiospora DNA segment encodes these proteins:
- a CDS encoding metallophosphoesterase has protein sequence MRKSSAAVAALMAALVAGTVTPASADAQETRGPSLSFALLGDTPYGADQQAAFPALVDAVNADPDVRFVLHAGDVKNGASTCDDARFADLAKLFGTFDDPFVLTPGDNDWTDCHRTAAGGYVPTERLEAVRTFFYPKAGHTLGRDAMGVRTQASDSRHSAYKENVLFRRQGVVFATVHVVGSENDLAPWSQLPGGDRPDLRLAEFTARKAAALDWIDTAFDTARRTNAPGVLLLMQAEPADTPGFSEIRARITDRAKAYGKPVLLVHGDEHVYEVETGYAGVPNLTRLETYGVTATQWLRVTVEPRSRAVFSWRPQTVPAS, from the coding sequence ATGCGTAAATCTTCCGCTGCCGTCGCCGCGCTGATGGCAGCCCTGGTCGCCGGCACCGTCACTCCCGCGTCGGCCGATGCCCAGGAGACCCGCGGCCCGTCCCTCAGCTTCGCCCTGCTCGGCGACACCCCGTACGGCGCCGACCAGCAAGCAGCGTTCCCCGCGCTGGTCGACGCGGTGAACGCCGACCCGGACGTCCGCTTTGTCCTGCACGCCGGTGACGTCAAGAACGGCGCGTCCACCTGTGACGACGCGCGCTTCGCCGACCTGGCCAAGCTGTTCGGCACCTTCGACGACCCGTTCGTGCTGACCCCCGGCGACAACGACTGGACCGACTGCCACCGCACCGCCGCAGGGGGGTATGTGCCCACCGAGCGGCTTGAGGCGGTCCGCACGTTCTTCTACCCGAAGGCCGGTCACACGCTCGGCCGCGACGCGATGGGCGTGCGGACCCAGGCGTCCGACAGCCGGCACAGCGCCTACAAGGAGAACGTGCTGTTCCGCCGGCAGGGTGTCGTGTTCGCGACGGTGCACGTGGTCGGCAGCGAGAACGACCTGGCGCCGTGGTCCCAGTTGCCGGGCGGTGACCGTCCCGACCTGCGACTGGCCGAGTTCACCGCGCGCAAGGCGGCGGCCCTCGACTGGATCGACACCGCCTTCGACACCGCACGGCGGACGAACGCGCCCGGCGTGCTGCTCCTGATGCAGGCCGAGCCGGCCGACACTCCCGGGTTCTCCGAGATCCGCGCCCGGATCACCGACCGTGCCAAGGCGTACGGCAAGCCCGTCCTGCTCGTGCACGGTGACGAGCATGTGTACGAGGTGGAGACCGGCTACGCGGGCGTCCCCAACCTGACGAGACTGGAGACCTACGGCGTCACGGCGACCCAGTGGCTGCGCGTCACGGTCGAGCCCCGCTCGCGAGCGGTGTTCTCATGGCGGCCCCAGACGGTGCCCGCCTCGTAA
- a CDS encoding molybdopterin-dependent oxidoreductase has translation MVERRMSVATHWGSYIAVVDSGQLVRIEPRYDDPVPSPIGPGMVTAADDSARVLRPAVRKGWLNGEPRAHDTARGTDAFVEVSWDDAITLVSDELRRVRAQHGDSAVFGGSYGWASAGRFHHAQGQLHRFLALGGGYTDSRNTYSTAALEVILPHVIGGHPWSYQSRMPMWGEIAENCELVVAFGGLALKNSQINPGGLARHQTQNLQRQCREAGVRFVNISPIRSDTAGFLDAEWLPVIPNTDTAAMLGIAHTMLVNGWHDEDFLRRCCVGFDRFASYLAGELDGIPKDAAWAAKITGISRDAITDLAGRLTTQRSLIMVNYAVQRADHGEQPIWMSVVLAAMAGSMGRPGCGWGAGYATMDATGVAPDRPFVGTIPEVSNPVPDFIPVARIADALLHPGKTIDYDGRRLTLPELRLIYWCGGNPFHHHQDLHRLARAWQTPDTVVVHEAWWNTTAKFADIVLPVATSLERDDFAAGFSDPHIVAMPKVREPAGESRTDHNIFAALASQLGYEREFTESRSEIEWVRHLYEQTRTKLGGDAALPSFDDFWRSATAELPAATGPFPGSFEDLRSDPQRFPLLTPSGRIEIFSEEIDSFAYDDCAGHPKWFEPVEWLRADLSDRFPLHLISNQPASRLHSQYDNGGRSLSSKIDGREPVTMNPMDAAPRGIESGMIVRVYNDRGSCLAGAVLSDDVMPGVVQLSTGAWWDPVQPGMDGTLDRHGNPNVLTADRPCSRLSQGPSALSALVDVERYDSPLPDVLAFSPPSLEH, from the coding sequence ATGGTGGAACGACGCATGTCGGTTGCGACGCACTGGGGGAGTTATATCGCCGTAGTCGATTCCGGCCAGCTGGTGCGAATCGAGCCGAGGTACGACGACCCCGTACCATCGCCGATCGGCCCCGGAATGGTGACAGCCGCCGACGACAGCGCTCGCGTGTTGCGCCCCGCGGTGCGCAAGGGCTGGCTGAACGGCGAGCCGCGCGCCCACGACACGGCCAGAGGTACGGACGCCTTCGTGGAGGTGAGCTGGGACGATGCGATCACGCTGGTGAGCGATGAACTCCGTCGAGTTCGTGCACAGCACGGAGACAGCGCGGTGTTCGGCGGGTCCTACGGCTGGGCGAGTGCGGGCAGGTTTCACCACGCGCAGGGCCAGCTCCACCGGTTCCTGGCGCTGGGAGGGGGATACACCGACTCCCGCAACACCTACAGCACCGCGGCGTTGGAGGTCATCCTCCCTCATGTGATCGGCGGCCATCCGTGGAGCTACCAGTCCCGGATGCCGATGTGGGGTGAGATAGCCGAGAACTGTGAGCTTGTGGTGGCGTTCGGAGGGCTTGCCCTTAAGAACAGCCAGATCAACCCTGGTGGCCTGGCCAGGCACCAGACGCAGAACCTGCAACGCCAGTGCCGTGAGGCTGGGGTGCGGTTCGTGAACATCAGCCCCATCCGCAGCGATACCGCCGGCTTCCTCGACGCCGAATGGTTGCCCGTCATCCCCAACACCGACACCGCCGCGATGCTCGGCATCGCACACACGATGCTGGTCAACGGGTGGCACGATGAGGACTTCCTTCGCCGATGCTGTGTCGGGTTCGATCGCTTCGCCTCCTACCTGGCCGGCGAGCTCGACGGCATCCCGAAGGACGCTGCCTGGGCAGCGAAGATCACGGGCATCAGCCGCGACGCGATCACCGACCTCGCCGGCCGCCTCACCACCCAGCGTTCTCTCATCATGGTCAACTACGCGGTGCAACGGGCAGACCATGGTGAACAACCGATCTGGATGTCTGTCGTACTGGCCGCCATGGCGGGCTCGATGGGTCGGCCCGGCTGCGGCTGGGGCGCAGGGTACGCGACGATGGACGCGACAGGCGTTGCCCCAGATCGCCCCTTTGTGGGGACGATACCGGAGGTATCCAACCCTGTTCCGGATTTCATCCCAGTGGCAAGGATCGCCGATGCCCTGCTGCATCCGGGCAAGACCATCGACTACGACGGCCGGCGCCTCACGTTGCCCGAGCTTCGCCTGATCTACTGGTGTGGAGGGAACCCGTTCCACCACCACCAAGATCTCCATCGGTTGGCGCGTGCCTGGCAGACCCCTGACACGGTGGTGGTTCACGAAGCCTGGTGGAACACCACGGCCAAGTTCGCGGACATCGTGCTGCCCGTCGCCACCAGCCTGGAGCGCGACGACTTCGCCGCCGGATTTTCGGACCCCCACATCGTCGCGATGCCGAAGGTCCGCGAGCCGGCGGGCGAGTCGCGTACCGATCACAACATCTTCGCCGCCTTGGCCTCCCAGCTCGGGTACGAGCGGGAGTTCACGGAGTCGCGCTCCGAGATCGAGTGGGTCCGACACCTTTACGAGCAGACGAGGACCAAGCTCGGCGGCGATGCCGCCCTGCCGAGCTTCGACGACTTCTGGCGCAGTGCCACCGCTGAGCTGCCGGCGGCGACCGGACCGTTCCCCGGCAGTTTCGAGGACCTCCGCTCAGATCCGCAGCGCTTCCCCCTGCTGACGCCGTCGGGCCGGATCGAGATCTTCTCCGAGGAGATCGACTCGTTCGCCTACGACGACTGCGCCGGGCATCCGAAGTGGTTTGAACCAGTGGAGTGGCTTCGTGCCGATCTGTCGGACCGATTCCCGCTGCACCTGATCTCGAATCAGCCGGCCTCACGCTTGCACAGCCAGTACGACAACGGCGGCCGCAGTCTCAGTTCGAAGATCGATGGTCGTGAGCCCGTGACAATGAATCCGATGGACGCTGCGCCGCGCGGCATCGAGAGCGGCATGATCGTGCGCGTCTACAACGATCGAGGTAGCTGTCTCGCGGGCGCGGTCCTGTCGGACGACGTCATGCCGGGCGTCGTGCAACTGTCCACGGGGGCGTGGTGGGATCCGGTCCAGCCAGGCATGGACGGAACGTTGGACCGCCACGGTAATCCGAACGTTCTCACCGCGGATCGGCCGTGCTCGCGCCTTTCCCAAGGACCGAGTGCCCTCAGTGCACTGGTCGACGTTGAGCGCTACGACAGCCCCCTTCCCGATGTGCTCGCCTTTTCGCCCCCAAGCCTCGAGCATTGA
- a CDS encoding EF-hand domain-containing protein: protein MTTLQDRKYRQWFRGADVDGDGVITRQDVLLMAERYIAARAASQSPIAHRLTQELDAFWTHVIAPMDQDGDGKIDLREMTEGFRRALTDPGLYPQQIQLVADCYFDLVDLDGNDKIDLEEFQQIFGLAGNISFEHCAEVFTALDLDGSGTLDRAEFHQALAEYFYGNDPDAPAIHLFGRVAD, encoded by the coding sequence ATGACCACTCTTCAAGATCGCAAGTACCGCCAGTGGTTCAGGGGCGCCGACGTCGACGGCGACGGGGTCATCACCCGGCAGGACGTCCTGCTGATGGCCGAGCGCTACATCGCCGCCCGTGCCGCGTCACAGTCCCCGATCGCCCATCGCCTCACCCAGGAGCTGGACGCGTTCTGGACTCACGTGATCGCCCCGATGGATCAGGACGGCGACGGGAAGATCGACCTGCGAGAGATGACCGAAGGGTTCCGGCGGGCCCTGACTGACCCCGGCCTGTACCCGCAGCAGATCCAGTTGGTGGCCGACTGCTATTTCGACCTCGTCGATCTCGATGGCAACGACAAGATCGACCTAGAGGAGTTCCAGCAGATATTCGGCCTGGCCGGCAACATCTCCTTCGAGCACTGCGCCGAGGTTTTCACAGCCCTGGACCTGGACGGTTCAGGCACGCTGGATCGCGCCGAGTTCCACCAGGCTCTCGCGGAGTATTTCTACGGCAACGACCCGGACGCCCCCGCCATCCACCTGTTCGGCAGAGTCGCGGACTGA
- a CDS encoding RNA polymerase sigma factor, translated as MTDELLVVRAQLGERAALAELLAQWRVPVWTYVRRMLDADRADDVTQEIWLAVVRGLPRLREPDRFAPWLFTIARRSVTDRLRGEYAREQETLAGDDVATEDPVEAMVDRAALMNVLSELPVLEREILVLFYLEDLTVEECAYICRIPAGTVKSRLSRARRLLREHLKEKGYRP; from the coding sequence ATGACCGATGAGCTGCTGGTGGTGCGCGCTCAGCTGGGCGAGCGCGCGGCGCTGGCCGAGTTGCTGGCTCAGTGGCGGGTGCCGGTGTGGACGTACGTGCGCCGCATGCTGGATGCAGACCGGGCCGACGACGTGACCCAGGAGATTTGGCTGGCCGTAGTCCGCGGCCTGCCCCGGCTCAGGGAACCCGACCGGTTCGCGCCGTGGCTGTTCACGATCGCCCGGCGCTCGGTCACCGACCGGCTGCGCGGCGAGTATGCCCGCGAGCAGGAGACGCTCGCGGGCGACGACGTGGCCACCGAGGACCCGGTCGAGGCCATGGTGGATCGCGCCGCGCTGATGAACGTGCTGTCGGAGCTGCCGGTGCTGGAGCGGGAGATCCTCGTGCTGTTCTACCTGGAGGACCTGACGGTCGAGGAGTGCGCGTACATCTGTCGGATCCCGGCCGGGACAGTCAAGTCCCGACTCAGCCGCGCCCGTCGTCTGCTGCGTGAGCACCTCAAGGAGAAGGGATACCGGCCATGA
- a CDS encoding ABC transporter ATP-binding protein encodes MNALRTSGLGKRYRQRWALREATIAVPAGARAALVGPNGAGKSTLLNLAAGLLTPTTGRAEVFGRPLETAAVAFVAQDKPLYRRWSVADLLRFGSATNPRWDRAAAQALLSGHDISLRERVDRLSGGQRTLLALALAVGKRADLVVLDEPLAELDPLARLQVMSVVRELEATVLLSSHILADLAEVCDHLILLGAGRVGLCGSFADLLSSHSATDLEDLVLHYLRNPEAVR; translated from the coding sequence GTGAACGCGCTGCGGACCAGTGGCCTGGGCAAGCGTTACCGGCAGCGGTGGGCGCTGCGCGAGGCCACCATCGCGGTGCCCGCCGGGGCCAGGGCCGCGTTGGTCGGGCCGAACGGGGCAGGCAAGTCCACGCTGCTGAACCTGGCGGCGGGCCTGCTGACGCCCACCACGGGACGTGCGGAGGTCTTCGGCCGGCCGCTGGAGACGGCCGCGGTCGCGTTCGTCGCCCAGGACAAGCCTCTGTATCGCCGGTGGAGCGTCGCCGACCTGCTGCGCTTCGGCTCCGCGACCAACCCCCGCTGGGATCGCGCGGCTGCGCAGGCTCTGCTGTCCGGGCACGACATCAGCCTGCGCGAGCGGGTGGACCGATTGTCCGGCGGCCAGCGCACGCTCCTCGCGCTCGCGCTGGCCGTCGGCAAGCGCGCCGATCTGGTGGTGCTGGACGAGCCGCTGGCCGAGCTCGATCCGCTGGCCCGCCTGCAGGTGATGAGCGTGGTACGCGAGCTGGAGGCCACCGTGCTGCTGTCCTCCCACATCCTGGCCGACCTGGCCGAGGTGTGCGATCACCTGATCCTGCTCGGCGCCGGCCGGGTTGGGCTGTGCGGCAGCTTCGCCGACCTGCTGAGCAGCCACTCCGCCACCGATCTGGAGGACCTCGTACTGCACTATCTCCGCAACCCCGAGGCGGTTCGATGA
- a CDS encoding ABC transporter permease subunit, whose amino-acid sequence MSGPLWVAWRGQRAQAAAIAALLLLYGAAAAAERLDPGLSGLTFQLAGFLAGAICLIWGAPLIAREFEAGTHKLAWTQSLSRGRWLAAVLAIAAAGALTATAALAAVLTWALPGTEGNPMAWPYYESHGLVPYARALWALTLGVALGAVTRHTRIAMPLSVLLVGAGQLAARALRGRFDLSFWAMQRTETAVYLAFTLALTGIAYLAIRRRA is encoded by the coding sequence ATGAGCGGCCCGCTGTGGGTGGCCTGGCGCGGACAGCGCGCCCAGGCCGCCGCCATCGCCGCGCTGCTCCTGCTCTACGGTGCCGCCGCCGCGGCCGAGCGGCTGGACCCGGGCCTGAGCGGACTCACCTTCCAACTGGCCGGCTTCCTGGCCGGCGCAATCTGCCTGATCTGGGGCGCTCCCCTCATCGCCCGGGAGTTCGAGGCCGGCACTCACAAACTTGCCTGGACCCAGAGCCTGTCGCGGGGCCGCTGGCTGGCCGCCGTCCTCGCCATCGCGGCGGCCGGCGCCCTGACCGCGACCGCCGCCCTCGCCGCGGTGCTGACCTGGGCCCTGCCGGGCACCGAGGGTAACCCGATGGCCTGGCCGTACTACGAAAGCCACGGCCTGGTTCCGTACGCCAGGGCGCTGTGGGCGCTGACCCTCGGCGTCGCACTCGGTGCGGTGACCCGGCACACCCGCATCGCCATGCCGCTATCGGTACTCCTGGTCGGTGCCGGTCAACTCGCCGCTCGGGCCCTGCGCGGGCGATTCGATCTGTCCTTCTGGGCCATGCAGCGGACCGAAACGGCCGTCTACCTGGCGTTCACCCTTGCCCTGACCGGAATCGCCTACTTGGCGATACGACGCCGAGCCTGA
- a CDS encoding extracellular catalytic domain type 1 short-chain-length polyhydroxyalkanoate depolymerase — protein sequence MENSPTPHHIKARLARLWSVLVAGALLIGSMVTAAPASAAALTKISDFGSNPGSLNMYSYLPAGLPDNAPLVVALHGCTQSASDYYAKSGWPKYADLYGFALVFPEQPSLISPINYCFDWGTSSNITRGKGQVLSIYQMVQYAKANYHVNPSRIYVTGLSAGGGMAADLLAAYPDVFAAGSIHSGPAAYCSTTGITNTNCLSGTTSRTPKQWGDLIRNAYSGYSGPYPRVAIWHGSSDYTVNPAQLTYSRDGWTNVWGISQTPSSTRSLTGGTTENVYNDANGKPAVVTYSISGMGHGLAVNPGSGADQCGTSSTYYLKYICSSYYTATFFGLDQTGPAAPSGLSVTGTTDTSASLTWYPVSGAAGYNVYRNGTKINTSAVTSTAYTDTGLASGTSYSYTVAAVDGAGAVGSQSAAVNATTSSYTPQCFTASNYNHVAAGRAHQSGGYVYANGSNQQMGLWNLYTGHTLEERSAGYFVIADSGCPT from the coding sequence ATGGAGAATTCACCGACACCACATCACATCAAGGCCCGTCTCGCCCGGCTCTGGTCGGTCCTCGTGGCCGGAGCGCTGCTCATCGGAAGCATGGTCACGGCGGCTCCCGCGAGCGCTGCCGCGCTTACGAAGATCAGCGATTTCGGCTCCAATCCCGGCAGCCTGAACATGTACAGCTACCTTCCGGCCGGCCTGCCGGACAACGCGCCGCTCGTGGTCGCCCTGCACGGCTGCACTCAGAGCGCCAGCGACTACTACGCCAAATCCGGCTGGCCCAAGTATGCGGACCTGTACGGGTTCGCCCTCGTCTTCCCAGAGCAGCCCTCGTTGATAAGCCCCATCAACTATTGCTTCGACTGGGGCACCTCGTCCAACATCACCCGGGGCAAGGGCCAGGTGCTGTCCATCTACCAGATGGTTCAGTACGCGAAGGCCAACTACCACGTCAACCCCAGCCGCATCTACGTGACCGGCCTGTCCGCCGGTGGTGGCATGGCCGCCGACCTGCTCGCCGCTTATCCGGACGTGTTCGCCGCGGGCTCCATACACTCCGGTCCCGCCGCCTACTGTTCCACCACCGGAATCACCAACACCAATTGCCTTTCAGGCACGACCAGCCGAACTCCCAAACAGTGGGGCGACCTCATCCGCAACGCGTACTCCGGCTACAGCGGACCGTACCCGCGCGTGGCGATCTGGCACGGCAGCTCCGACTACACCGTCAACCCGGCCCAGCTGACCTACAGCAGAGACGGCTGGACCAACGTCTGGGGTATCAGCCAGACCCCCTCCAGCACCCGGTCGTTGACCGGCGGCACTACCGAGAACGTCTACAACGACGCCAACGGCAAGCCTGCCGTGGTCACCTACTCGATCTCCGGCATGGGCCATGGCCTGGCCGTCAACCCCGGCTCCGGCGCCGATCAGTGCGGAACCTCCAGCACCTATTATCTGAAGTACATCTGCTCCAGCTACTACACAGCCACGTTCTTCGGCCTCGACCAGACGGGTCCTGCGGCACCGAGCGGTCTCTCGGTGACGGGAACCACCGACACCTCGGCCTCCCTGACCTGGTATCCGGTCTCCGGGGCGGCCGGATACAACGTCTACCGCAACGGTACGAAGATCAACACTTCCGCAGTCACCTCCACCGCTTACACGGACACGGGCCTGGCCAGCGGCACGTCCTACAGCTACACGGTGGCCGCCGTCGACGGCGCCGGAGCGGTCGGCTCCCAGTCCGCTGCCGTCAACGCCACGACGAGCAGCTACACCCCGCAGTGTTTCACTGCCAGCAACTACAACCACGTCGCGGCCGGTCGCGCCCATCAGAGCGGCGGCTACGTCTACGCCAACGGTTCCAACCAGCAGATGGGCCTCTGGAACCTCTACACCGGTCACACCCTTGAGGAAAGGTCTGCCGGATATTTCGTCATCGCCGACAGCGGCTGCCCGACCTGA
- a CDS encoding cytochrome P450, with translation MIKDALSEPLPLDEVDLSDLDRFTDGVTPWRMFHTLRHQDPVHWTPEASPNSGFWAVTRHADVARVDRDAETFTSTKFVNLEELDDDQIAKRASILELDGVRHRALRSLLQRQFGNSVISSYTDFLRGLTAKTLDAALAKGSFDFVADVSADFPINVLARLLDVPPGDNQKLIDWGNRIIGNTDPDYADVLLHSEESERYRDLPFRSPASLEVFEYGRELARQRRGGTGADLISKLVNETPRDGVPLSSQDFDNYFLLLVVAGNETTRHTISHSMLALIQHPEQLARLQEEPSLIPTAVEEFLRWASPVYHFRRTATRDVELGGKLIREGDKVVMWYASGNRDEEVFTDPYDFDVARQDNDHITFGKGSPHLCLGNLLARTEIRIMFEELIPRLSSIRLAGDVPRVRSNFVNGIKKLPVEVTLT, from the coding sequence GTGATCAAAGACGCACTTTCCGAGCCACTTCCGCTGGATGAGGTCGACCTCTCCGACCTTGACCGCTTCACCGACGGCGTCACCCCGTGGCGCATGTTCCACACCCTGCGGCACCAGGACCCCGTCCACTGGACGCCTGAAGCCTCCCCGAACTCGGGTTTCTGGGCCGTCACGCGGCACGCCGACGTCGCCCGGGTCGACCGCGACGCGGAGACCTTCACCTCCACCAAGTTCGTCAACCTGGAAGAGCTCGACGACGACCAGATCGCCAAGCGTGCCTCCATCCTGGAGCTCGACGGCGTCCGGCACCGCGCGCTGCGCAGCCTGCTCCAGCGCCAGTTCGGCAACTCCGTGATCAGCTCCTACACCGACTTCCTTCGCGGCCTCACCGCCAAGACGCTCGATGCCGCCCTCGCCAAGGGCTCCTTCGACTTCGTCGCCGACGTCTCCGCCGACTTTCCCATCAACGTCCTGGCCCGGCTCCTCGACGTCCCGCCAGGGGACAACCAGAAACTCATCGACTGGGGCAACCGCATCATCGGCAACACCGACCCCGACTACGCCGACGTCCTCCTGCACAGCGAGGAGAGCGAGCGATACCGCGACCTGCCGTTCCGCTCGCCCGCCTCCCTGGAGGTCTTCGAATACGGCCGGGAACTGGCCCGGCAGCGGCGCGGCGGCACCGGCGCGGACCTCATCTCCAAGCTCGTCAACGAGACCCCGCGCGACGGAGTCCCCCTGTCCTCGCAGGACTTCGACAACTACTTCCTGCTCCTGGTCGTCGCGGGCAACGAGACCACCCGCCACACCATCAGCCACTCGATGCTGGCGCTCATCCAGCACCCCGAGCAGCTGGCACGCCTCCAGGAGGAGCCGTCCCTCATCCCGACCGCGGTCGAGGAGTTCCTGCGCTGGGCCTCGCCGGTCTACCACTTCCGCCGCACCGCCACCCGCGACGTCGAACTCGGCGGCAAGCTCATCCGCGAAGGCGACAAGGTCGTGATGTGGTACGCCTCCGGCAACCGGGACGAGGAGGTCTTCACCGACCCCTACGACTTCGACGTCGCCCGCCAGGACAACGACCACATCACCTTCGGAAAAGGCAGCCCGCACCTCTGCCTGGGCAACCTCCTCGCCCGTACGGAGATCCGCATCATGTTCGAGGAGCTCATCCCCCGCCTGTCCTCGATCAGGCTCGCCGGTGACGTGCCCCGCGTCCGCTCCAACTTCGTCAACGGCATCAAGAAGCTCCCCGTCGAAGTCACCCTGACCTGA
- a CDS encoding glutamine synthetase family protein has translation MSAPENPDVRQHLERLTAEGIDVVRVTYPDLIGVDRARDVLVDQLPTALRHGLAFCRAVYHTTPQGDVVPVAGGLDAGLPDVIVRPDLDTLVSLPWEPGVASCLGEVEDPRTGSPAPESPRDLLRTVLARCAEHGLHPVVGPELEYFLCEPDPASPAGWRRYSEVSGAVYTAGLRADPDNHLLRTLRMLRDLGIGVTSGNHEFDGGQIEINLTHSTALDAADRAFRFKAAVKELARQEGKLATFMAKPFNDAGGSGFHLHFSCEDGDGTNTFDDPAAPYGLSATARHAVAGVLAHAPALAALLNPSINSYKRFGPDTLAPWLIDWGLDNRSAMLRVPPERGPGARFELRLADAGANPYLLIAGTAAAALLGVLAGEEPPAPLEGYGYDTAKAAVLPMNLPAALDALEADALLADVIGVDAVAAFLSYKREEVARFQRHVTDWEFTEYAYHL, from the coding sequence GTGAGCGCACCAGAGAACCCCGACGTCAGACAGCACCTGGAACGACTCACCGCCGAGGGCATCGACGTGGTCCGGGTGACCTATCCCGACCTGATCGGCGTCGACCGCGCCCGGGACGTCCTGGTCGACCAGTTGCCCACCGCTCTCCGGCATGGCCTCGCCTTCTGCCGGGCGGTCTACCACACCACTCCCCAGGGCGACGTGGTCCCGGTGGCGGGCGGGCTCGACGCGGGACTGCCGGACGTCATCGTCCGCCCTGACCTGGACACCCTCGTCAGCCTGCCGTGGGAGCCGGGCGTCGCGTCGTGCCTCGGAGAGGTCGAGGACCCCCGCACCGGGTCGCCCGCGCCGGAGTCACCGCGCGACCTGCTGCGCACCGTTCTGGCCCGCTGCGCGGAACACGGACTGCACCCGGTGGTCGGGCCGGAACTGGAGTACTTCCTGTGCGAGCCCGACCCGGCCTCGCCGGCCGGATGGCGCCGCTACAGCGAGGTCTCCGGCGCCGTGTACACGGCGGGCCTGCGCGCCGATCCCGACAATCACCTGCTGCGCACCCTGCGGATGCTGCGTGACCTCGGCATCGGCGTCACCAGCGGCAACCACGAGTTCGACGGAGGCCAGATCGAGATCAATCTGACCCACTCCACCGCGCTCGACGCCGCCGACCGCGCCTTCCGTTTCAAAGCGGCCGTCAAGGAGCTCGCCCGGCAGGAGGGAAAGCTCGCCACGTTCATGGCCAAGCCGTTCAACGACGCCGGCGGATCTGGCTTCCACCTGCATTTCTCCTGCGAGGACGGCGACGGCACCAACACCTTCGACGACCCTGCGGCCCCCTACGGACTGTCGGCCACGGCCCGTCACGCGGTCGCCGGAGTCCTCGCCCACGCGCCGGCACTCGCCGCCCTGCTCAACCCGAGCATCAATTCCTACAAACGGTTCGGGCCCGACACCCTCGCGCCCTGGCTGATCGACTGGGGCCTCGACAACCGCAGCGCCATGCTCCGCGTCCCTCCGGAACGCGGCCCAGGCGCCCGCTTCGAGCTGCGCCTGGCCGACGCCGGAGCCAACCCGTACCTCTTGATCGCGGGGACGGCCGCCGCCGCGCTGCTGGGCGTCCTGGCGGGTGAGGAACCTCCCGCCCCGCTCGAAGGCTACGGCTACGACACCGCCAAGGCCGCGGTCCTCCCCATGAACCTTCCCGCCGCGCTCGACGCGCTGGAGGCCGACGCCCTGCTCGCCGACGTCATCGGCGTGGACGCCGTCGCCGCCTTCCTCTCCTACAAACGCGAAGAGGTCGCACGCTTCCAACGGCACGTCACCGACTGGGAGTTCACCGAATACGCCTACCACCTGTGA
- a CDS encoding ferredoxin, translated as MRVIVDMSKCQDHGQCVFAAPDVFRMDANGRLAYVSDPHDALREEVEEAADVCPLQAIRIED; from the coding sequence ATGAGGGTCATCGTCGACATGAGCAAGTGCCAGGACCACGGACAGTGCGTCTTCGCCGCTCCCGACGTCTTCCGGATGGACGCGAACGGTCGGCTGGCCTACGTCAGCGATCCCCATGACGCGCTGCGCGAAGAGGTCGAGGAGGCGGCGGATGTCTGCCCCCTCCAAGCCATCCGGATCGAGGACTGA